From a single Nicotiana tomentosiformis chromosome 2, ASM39032v3, whole genome shotgun sequence genomic region:
- the LOC138904250 gene encoding uncharacterized protein, translating to METKHNSITNFQKIKMPDIPKYDGTTDPRDHITAFTTRVKGNNLTKQEIESVLVKTFGETFTKGALTWYSLLPENSIDSFVELADLFIKAHSGAQKVEKRMEDIFKVKQGDTELFREFVDRFIRERMLLPRVTDNWATMAFASNLNEKSSEAMRRLKESLREFPTTTWNDVYNRYSTKLRIEEDFVAQSRVEEKIGSRRSESEKRFGKNRYKPYMGPLGREARSKFENVQADHRFANRDSGSSSSRFSKDRGKRNRDANTNARIGDYNFNVSTSELVAVLRSMGDKVRWHKEMRSNPNRRNPDFWCEFHNDHGHRTSDCILLQGEVEHLLKQGYLTELFSEKGKQAYMKNRQEPPKPPSPKRTVNVINVGEEVNGVTYTSERKITKFTITHGKRTRQTLEDDNITFDDADVDGLMIPHNDALVISLLIHSTNVK from the coding sequence ATGGAAACCAAGCACAACTCCATTACCAATTTCCAAAAAATCAAAATGCCTGACATCCCAAAATACGATGGAACGACCGATCCACGTGACCACATCACTGCATTCACCACGAGAGTAAAAGGAAATAATTTAACCAAGCAGGAGATTGAATCTGTGCTAGTCAAAACGTTTGGGGAAACATTTACTAAAGGAGCGTTAACATGGTACtctcttttacctgaaaattctattgactcttttgttgagcttgcagatctatttataaaagcacactcgggtgcacaaaaagttgaaaagagaatggaggatATATTCAAAGTAAAGCAAGGAGATACAGAATTATTTCGAGAATTCGTAGACAGATTCATACGTGAAAGAATGTTGCTACCAAGAGTAACCGACAATTGGGCAACCATGGCATTTGCAAGCAATTTAaacgagaaaagttcagaagctaTGAGGAGGCTTAAAGAGAGTCTACGAGAATTTCCCACCACGACATGGAATGATGTCTATAATAGGTATAGTACCAAATTACGAATCGAAGAAGATTTCGTAGCTCAGTCAAGGGTTGAAGAAAAAATAGGTTCGAGGCGGTCGGAATCTGAGAAGAGGTTCGGTAAGAATAGGTACAAGCCTTATATGGGACCTTTGGGGCGAGAAGCTCGTTCCAAATTCGAAAACGTGCAGGCTGATCACAGGTTCGCAAATAGAGATTCAGGTTCGTCATCGTCGAGATTCAGCAAAGATCGAGGTAAACGCAACAGAGATGCTAATACAAACGCAAGGATTGGGGACTACAATTTTAACGTAAGTACCTCCGAGTTGGTCGCTGTTTTAAGAAGCATGGGGGATAAGGTACGATGGCATAAAGAGATGAGATCAAATCCAAATAGAAGAAACCCAGACTTTTGGTGCGAGTTCCATAATGACCATGGCCACAGAACATCAGACTGCATATTATTACAAGGTGAGGTGGAACATTTATTGAAGCAGGGCTATCTGACGGAATTGTTCAGCGAGAAAGGCAAACAAGCTTACATGAAAAATAGGCAAGAGCCCCCAAAACCACCATCTCCAAAGAGAACAGTAAATGTGATAAACGTCGGAGAAGAAGTCAACGGCGTAACCTATACATCTGAGAGAAAAATAACAAAGTTCACAATAACTCACGGGAAGCGAACTCGCCAAACTCTGGAAGACGACAACATAACCTTTGATGATGCAGATGTCGATGGATTAATGAtccctcacaacgatgcactggtaatatctttacttatacatAGTACTAATGtaaaatga
- the LOC138904252 gene encoding F-box/LRR-repeat protein At5g63520-like encodes MDLLVTIFEKKEDAVNEAVDKVLARPIRPQFVIASIGPFTLQQAQQLITGRFGSKNNYSSISRNIWPAMQLWECIEDDDETHANLGNENRGVLLTVGFLPGLKDQETDMKPVLQELDYAFCRETVIVGEKGSQFLYQGETSVKLSNNEEYSSAAVTLFFLRDRRKPPGTHCFSAETLQLSFKL; translated from the exons ATGGATCTTTTAGTGACCATATTTGAAAAAAAAGAG GATGCTGTAAATGAGGCTGTTGACAAGGTTTTAGCAAGACCTATTCGACCCCAGTTCGTCATTGCTTCCATTGGTCCTTTTACCTTGCAGCAAGCTCAGCAACTT ATAACTGGAAGATTTGGCTCCAAAAACAATTACTCTAGTATCTCAAGAAATATTTGGCCGGCAATGCAGTTA TGGGAATGTATTGAGGATGATGATGAGACTCATGCTAATCTTGGGAATGAGAACCGGGGAGTTTTACTAACAGTTGGTTTCTTGCCAGGATTGAAA GACCAGGAAACTGACATGAAACCTGTTCTTCAAGAGTTGG ATTATGCCTTTTGCCGAGAGACTGTCATTGTGGGTGAAAAAGGTTCACAGTTCTTATACCAAGGGGAAACCTCAGTAAAGCTTTCTAATAACGAAGAATACAGTTCTGCTGCTGTTACTCTTTTCTTTCTCAGGGATAGGAGGAAGCCTCCTGGTACGCATTGTTTCTCAGCTGAAACTTTACAATTGAGCTTTAAATTGTGA
- the LOC104091554 gene encoding xylan glycosyltransferase MUCI21-like: MFKKMVQYQRYQQWKKGDEVVVCLDEKSQYPFGLVCENIGHSKRSRPKLLFLLLLSLVSFSFILAPYFFTSAPTFSLLYSFGFEDERLSSTSAVYASVCSSVSNGSICCDRSSIRSDICVMKGDVRTNSASSTITLYRDNDYGSQVFGASGENDDIFQHEKIKPYTRKWEKSVMDTIDELDLVLKGENNAIHQKCDVQHDVPAVFFSTGGYTGNLYHEFNDGILPLYITSQHFNKKVVFVILEYHDWWISKYENILPHLTEYPIIDFSGDNRTHCFPEAIVGLKIHDELTIDPSLMGGNGTIRDFRDMLDRAYLPRIRGLIQEEEQDRLALSPSTKTKIEMTEEKQELKKPKVVIIARNDSRAILNEDSLVKMAQDIGFQVEVLRPQRTTELARIYRTLNSSYVMIGVHGAAMTHFLFMRPESVFIQIVPLGTDWAADTYYGQPAVKLGLKYIGYKILPQESSLYNEYEKTDSVLTDPDSVNNRGWEFTKKIYLDRQNVRLNLRRFHKRLLRAYYYSVAKKNGRHHYQNQ; the protein is encoded by the exons ATGTTCAAGAAAATGGTGCAGTACCAAAGATATCAGCAGTGGAAGAAAGGAGATGAGGTGGTTGTTTGTTTAGATGAGAAGTCACAGTACCCCTTTGGTCTAGTTTGTGAAAATATTGGTCACAGCAAAAGATCAAGACCCAAGCTTTTGTTTCTTCTTTTGCTGTCTCTCGTCTCTTTCAGCTTTATTTTAGCTCCTTATTTCTTCACatctgcccctactttttctctTTTAT ATTCATTTGGTTTTGAAGATGAAAGGCTTAGTTCTACATCAGCTGTATATGCTTCAGTTTGTTCTTCTGTCTCTAATG GGTCAATCTGCTGTGATAGAAGTAGCATCCGGTCAGATATCTGTGTAATGAAAGGGGATGTAAGAACAAATTCTGCTTCCTCCACAATTACCCTCTACAGAGACAATGATTATGGCAGCCAAGTATTTGGGGCATCTGGTGAAAATGACGACATATTCCAACACGAAAAGATTAAGCCGTATACTCGGAAATGGGAAAAAAGTGTAATGGACACAATCGATGAATTAGACCTTGTTTTGAAGGGAGAGAATAATGCCATTCATCAGAAGTGTGATGTCCAACATGATGTACCTGCTGTGTTCTTCTCCACCGGAGGTTACACGGGTAATCTTTACCACGAATTCAATGATGGAATTTTGCCTCTTTACATCACTTCTCAGCATTTCAACAAGAAAGTTGTATTTGTAATCCTTGAGTATCATGATTGGTGGATTTCAAAGTACGAGAACATACTGCCTCACCTCACTGAGTATCCTATTATCGACTTTAGCGGAGATAATAGGACTCATTGTTTCCCTGAAGCCATAGTTGGTTTAAAAATACATGATGAGCTAACTATCGATCCTTCATTGATGGGAGGCAATGGGACTATTAGAGATTTCCGAGACATGCTAGACCGAGCTTATTTGCCTCGAATTAGAGGGTTGATCCAAGAGGAGGAACAAGATAGACTTGCTTTGTCACCGTCAACTAAGACAAAGATAGAAATGACTGAAGAAAAGCAGGAGTTGAAGAAACCTAAAGTTGTCATAATAGCCAGAAATGATTCAAGAGCAATACTCAATGAAGATTCATTAGTTAAAATGGCACAAGATATTGGGTTCCAAGTGGAAGTTTTGAGGCCTCAGCGAACGACTGAGCTTGCAAGGATCTATCGAACTCTTAATTCCAGCTATGTTATGATTGGAGTTCATGGTGCTGCTATGACTCATTTCCTCTTCATGCGGCCTGAATCCGTTTTTATCCAAATCGTTCCACTGGGAACAGATTGGGCAGCAGACACTTACTATGGACAACCAGCAGTGAAATTAGGTCTCAAGTACATAGGCTACAAAATCCTTCCACAAGAGAGCTCTTTGTACAATGAGTACGAGAAAACTGATTCTGTTCTAACGGACCCGGACAGTGTGAACAACAGAGGATGGGAATTCACGAAAAAGATCTACCTTGATCGTCAAAATGTGAGGTTGAACCTTCGGAGGTTCCATAAAAGGTTGCTTCGTGCCTATTATTATTCTGTTGCAAAGAAGAATGGGCGTCATCATTATCAAAATCAGTAA
- the LOC138904251 gene encoding uncharacterized protein, protein MNEMLMGDCVVPKARSLSGFDNSTIVTKDEIELSTYAEGVIKETKFQVIDTDMAYNVILGKPWIHDMDDVPSTLHQPSQKDTSASQNDAGASEKDAVNQISTETVSKQTDVDSRPDVIQEPEENENIKITIEELEAVPLFEQWPDRRIHIGARLDLEKRDMTRIPPKVMTHKLNEDPSFILVKQKKRKQGSFKNQVIDGEDSFPLPHIDELIDATMGHELLSFLHAYSGYNQIKMDPLDE, encoded by the exons ATGAACGAAATGCTGATGGGCGATTGTGTAGTTCCAAAAGCACGTTCCTTATCTGGGTTTGATAACTCAACCATTGTTACAAAGGACGAGATTGAACTAAGCACATACGCAGAAGGGGTCATCAAAGAAACAAAATTTCAAGTGATAGACACGGATATGGCCTATAATGTGATTCTTGGGAAGCcgtggattcatgatatggatgATGTGCCATCCACATTACATCAG CCAAGTCAAAAAGATACGAGTGCAAGTCAAAATGATGCGGGTGCAAGTGAGAAAGATGCGGTAAATCAAATTTCAACAGAAACTGTGTCAAAACAAACCGACGTGGACTCTAGACCAGATGTAATTCAAGAGCCAGAGGAGAACGAAAACATTAAAATAACGATTGAGGAGCTTGAAGCTGTTCCACTTTTCGAACAATGGCCAGATCGAAGAATTCATATCGGAGCAAGGTTAGACCTAGAAAAGAGAG ATATGACACGTATACCTCCAAAGGTGATGACACATAAATTAAATGAAGATCCATCATTCATACTTGTCAAACAAAAGAAGAGGAAGCAAGGATcattcaaaaatcaagtgatcgATGGAGAG GATTCATTCCCTTTACCACATATAGATGAGCTGATTGATGCTACCATGGGCCACGAATTATTAAGCTTTCTACATGCGTATTCtggttataatcaaataaaaatggacccCTTAGACGaataa